The genomic window TCATCCGCCAGGGCCAGCGCTTCGTGCGACGCGTCGTCACCGAAGACGAGGCTCGCGAGGAACTCGCGGGGGAGCCCTACAAGCTCGAGCTGATCGGCCTCAAGGGCGGATCGGCAGCCGACGACGAGAACGTCGAGGTGGGCGGCGCGGAGCTGACCATCTACGACAACGTCGACCCGAAGACGGGGGAGACGGTCTGGAAGGACCTCTGCCGCGGTCCGCACCTGCCGAACACGCGCATGATCGGTAACGGCTGGGCCTTGACGCGTCTCGCCGCGGCGTACTGGCGGGGGAGCGAGAAGAACCCGCAGCTGCAGCGGATCTACGGCACCGCTTGGGCGACCAAGGACGAGCTGCGCGCGTATCAGACTCGGATCGAGGAGGCGGCCAAGCGCGACCACCGCAAGCTCGGTGCCGAGCTCGACCTCTTCAGCTTCCCCGAGGAGATCGGCTCGGGTCTCGCGGTGTTCCACCCCAAGGGCGGCATCATCCGCAACGAGATCGAGAACTACATGCGCGAGCGCCTGCTCGCGTCCGGCTACGAGCTGGTGAACACCCCGCACATCACGAAGGGGCACCTGTTCGAGGTCAGCCAGCACCTGGCCTGGTACAAGGACGGCATGTTCCCGGCGATGCACCTCGACCAGGAGGTCGACGCCGACGGCCACGTCACCCGTCAGGGCCAGGACTACTACCTGAAGCCCATGAACTGCCCGATGCACAACCTGATCTACCGGGCCCGAGGGCGCAGCTACCGCGAACTGCCGCTCCGACTCGCCGAGTTCGGCACGGTCTACCGGTACGAGAAGAGCGGCACGCTCTCCGGGCTCACGCGCGTCCGTGGCCTCACGCAGGACGACGCCCACATCTACGTGACCGACGACCAGGTCAAGGACGAGGTCGGCCGCCAGCTGCAGTTCGTCCTGGAGACCCTCCGCGGATACGGTCTCGACGACTTCTACCTGGAGCTCTCGACGAAGGACCCCGACAAGTACGTCGGTACCGACGAGGTCTGGGACGAAGCGACCGAGACCCTCCGCCAGGTGGCGGTCGAGTCCGGTCTCGAACTCGTCCTCGACCCCGCCGGCGCAGCCTTCTACGGTCCGAAGATCTCGGTCCAGGCGCGCGACGCGATCGGCCGGACCTGGCAGCTGTCCACCGTGCAGCTCGACTTCAACCTCCCCGAGTTGTTCGAGCTGGAGTACACGGCTGCCGACGGCACGCGCAAGCGTCCGGCGATGATCCACCGCGCACTCCTCGGCTCGATCGAGCGCTTCTTCGCGATCCTGCTCGAGCACTACGCAGGTGCCTTCCCGGTGTGGCTCGCCCCCGTGCAGGTCGTCGGTATCCCCGTCTCCGAGCAGTACGAGGAGTTCCTCGGCGGAGTCGTCGCCGAGCTGCGCTCGTCCGGGGTCCGTGCGGAACTCGACGCCTCCGACGATCGGATGCAGAAGAAGATCCGGAACCACACCAAGGCGAAGACCCCCCTGCAGCTGATCGTCGGCGAGGAGGACCAGGCCAACGGCGCGGTGAGCTTCCGATTCCGCGACGGCACCCAGGAGAACGGTGTCCCGGTCGCCGACGCCGTGCGCCGAATCCGCGCCGCCATCGCTGCGAAACTGCAGGTGAACACCGCAGCGGATCTGCCGGCATGACCCCGGGCACCGAGCCGGAGTCGTTCGAATCGATCGACACCTCCCACCTGGTGGGCGTCCCGGACGCGTTCCAGCGTCTCTGGACGCCCCACCGGATGGTCTACATCAAGCAGGGCCAACCATCCGACGACGGTTGTCCGTTCTGCATCGCGCCGACGCTCGACGACGAGTCAGCGCTCATCGTGCATCGGGGCGAGCACGCCTTCGTGCTGCTGAACCTCTTCCCGTACAACTCCGGGCATCTGCTCGTCTGCCCGTACCGCCACGTCGCGATGTACGACGACGCGACGACGGAGGAGGTCGCCGAGATCGGCGCTCTGACGCAGACGGCGATGCGGGTCGTCCGGTCCGTCTCGAGGAACGACGGTTTCAACCTCGGCATGAACCAGGGTGCCGTGGCCGGCGCCGGGATCGCGGCGCACCTGCACCAGCACATCGTGCCGCGCTGGGCGACGGACGCCAACTTCTTCCCGATCATCGCCCAGACCAAGGCGCTCCCGCAGCTGCTCGGCGACGTCCGGCAGTCGATCGCGGACGCCTGGCCGACCTCGGCCTGATCCGGCGTGGGCCGGTCCAGGTGGACCGGCCCAGCCAAGTCCAATTTCCGGCCTGTGGACGGAGCACCGTCAGGCCACCCGGCGGTACGCTCGCCGTCATGACCGAGAGCAGCACGACCACTGGACAGCACGGCTCGAACCGCGTGAAGCGCGGACTCGCGGAGATGCTGAAGGGCGGCGTCATCATGGACGTCGTCACCGCCGAGCAGGCCCGTATCGCG from Plantibacter flavus includes these protein-coding regions:
- the thrS gene encoding threonine--tRNA ligase, translated to MRVNGELKDLAATVTETDTVEPVHLDSPDGLNILRHSAAHVLAQAVQQVDPHANLGIGPPVTDGFYYDFDVAAPFTPEALKVLQKTMDRIIRQGQRFVRRVVTEDEAREELAGEPYKLELIGLKGGSAADDENVEVGGAELTIYDNVDPKTGETVWKDLCRGPHLPNTRMIGNGWALTRLAAAYWRGSEKNPQLQRIYGTAWATKDELRAYQTRIEEAAKRDHRKLGAELDLFSFPEEIGSGLAVFHPKGGIIRNEIENYMRERLLASGYELVNTPHITKGHLFEVSQHLAWYKDGMFPAMHLDQEVDADGHVTRQGQDYYLKPMNCPMHNLIYRARGRSYRELPLRLAEFGTVYRYEKSGTLSGLTRVRGLTQDDAHIYVTDDQVKDEVGRQLQFVLETLRGYGLDDFYLELSTKDPDKYVGTDEVWDEATETLRQVAVESGLELVLDPAGAAFYGPKISVQARDAIGRTWQLSTVQLDFNLPELFELEYTAADGTRKRPAMIHRALLGSIERFFAILLEHYAGAFPVWLAPVQVVGIPVSEQYEEFLGGVVAELRSSGVRAELDASDDRMQKKIRNHTKAKTPLQLIVGEEDQANGAVSFRFRDGTQENGVPVADAVRRIRAAIAAKLQVNTAADLPA
- a CDS encoding HIT family protein; translated protein: MTPGTEPESFESIDTSHLVGVPDAFQRLWTPHRMVYIKQGQPSDDGCPFCIAPTLDDESALIVHRGEHAFVLLNLFPYNSGHLLVCPYRHVAMYDDATTEEVAEIGALTQTAMRVVRSVSRNDGFNLGMNQGAVAGAGIAAHLHQHIVPRWATDANFFPIIAQTKALPQLLGDVRQSIADAWPTSA